In Hypanus sabinus isolate sHypSab1 chromosome X2 unlocalized genomic scaffold, sHypSab1.hap1 SUPER_X2_unloc_7, whole genome shotgun sequence, a single genomic region encodes these proteins:
- the LOC132385948 gene encoding E3 ubiquitin-protein ligase TRIM39-like, producing the protein MEKNLREIQANIRIIQEEITKLKEQMDLKDSVMFLKEEARRNRRINDDVQELSVTDEALPVEKFDHPYLLNTVLRQIRDAINRVSVTLDVETAHPCLEVSEDRKSMRCTETWRNLPDTGKRFTFWECVLGSEGFTSGRHYWEVNVTGNRFWGLGVAAESVERKGGFSPETGLWVIGRYYDVLYRGCDVFGDLNCPESRLPAGPIPGRVGFYLSYESGTVSFFNAETKSHLHTFTGNKFTEKLYPLFATWDMNQWLRICSGSAPDV; encoded by the exons atggagaaaaatcttcgaGAGATTCAAGCGAATATAAGgattattcaggaggaaatcactaagttaaaggaacagatggatctaaaagacagtgtgatgtttctcaag gaggaagctcgtcggaacagaag gattaatgacgatgtccaggaattgtcagtgacagatgaggccctaccggttgaaaaattcgatcacccctatttgttgaacacagtgctgagacAAATACGTGATGCCATTAATCGAG tctctgtcaccctggatgtggaaacggcgcaTCCGTgtctcgaggtgtctgaggatcggaagagtatGAGATGTACCGAGACCTGGaggaatctccctgacaccgggaagagattcacattCTGGGAATgcgtgctgggatcggagggattcacatcggggagacattactgggaggtgaaCGTGACGGGGAATCGGTTCTGGggtctgggagtcgccgcagagtctgtggagaggaagggagggttCAGTCCGGAGACCGGATTATGGGTCATCGGGCGGTATTATGACGTGTTATATCGGGGTTGCGACGTGTTCGGTGATCTCAACTGTCCCGAGTCCCGTCTccctgccggtcccatccccgggagggtgggattttatctcagttacgagtccgggacagtttcatttttcaacgcggagaccaagtcccatctccacaccttcactgggaataaattcacggagAAACTTTATCCTCTCTTCGCGACCTGGGATATgaaccagtggctgagaatctgctccggttccgctccggaTGTGTAA